Proteins from one Mesorhizobium sp. M9A.F.Ca.ET.002.03.1.2 genomic window:
- a CDS encoding quinoprotein relay system zinc metallohydrolase 2 — protein sequence MPIDRVRRKLVNGFACTAASAAVLPCCLGRAALAAAGSLEFKVRNVADGVFAFQGVDELMSAANQGAISNLGAVVGTDAVAVIDSGGSLVEAHAFIGAIGKMTAKPVRYLINTHMHPDHIFGNAAFRGIGATIVGHHNLPRALEARGTFYLQSFREQIGDALMKGIEIVPPTSLVDDRLQLDLGGRVLELQAWKAAHTDNDLTVFDGATGTLFAGDLVFVGSLPTLDGSLLGWLRQMDALAAIGAARVVPGHGPVPTDWPRALTAERHYFEALAHDIRKAIADGMPLSEAVKTAGRSERGNWHLFDEYNERNATAAFAELEWE from the coding sequence ATGCCGATCGACAGGGTACGACGCAAGCTTGTGAATGGCTTCGCCTGCACCGCGGCCAGCGCCGCGGTGCTGCCCTGTTGCCTCGGGCGGGCCGCTCTCGCCGCTGCCGGCAGCCTTGAGTTCAAGGTCAGGAATGTCGCCGACGGCGTCTTCGCTTTCCAGGGCGTGGACGAATTGATGAGTGCCGCCAACCAGGGCGCGATCTCGAACCTGGGCGCCGTCGTCGGGACCGACGCCGTTGCCGTCATCGACAGCGGCGGCAGTCTGGTCGAGGCGCACGCCTTCATCGGCGCGATCGGCAAGATGACTGCCAAGCCGGTTCGCTACCTGATCAACACCCACATGCACCCCGACCACATCTTCGGCAACGCGGCGTTCCGGGGGATCGGCGCGACCATCGTCGGCCACCACAATCTGCCGCGCGCACTCGAGGCGCGCGGCACGTTCTACCTGCAGAGCTTTCGCGAACAGATCGGCGACGCGCTCATGAAAGGGATCGAGATCGTGCCGCCGACCAGTCTGGTCGACGATCGCCTGCAACTCGACCTCGGTGGACGCGTGCTCGAATTGCAGGCGTGGAAGGCGGCTCACACCGACAACGACCTGACCGTCTTCGACGGCGCGACCGGCACGCTGTTTGCCGGCGATCTCGTTTTCGTGGGTTCCTTGCCGACGCTCGACGGATCGCTGCTCGGCTGGCTCCGCCAGATGGATGCGCTCGCCGCGATCGGCGCCGCGCGCGTCGTGCCAGGTCATGGCCCGGTGCCCACCGACTGGCCGCGGGCGCTGACGGCGGAGCGGCACTATTTCGAGGCTCTGGCGCACGATATTCGCAAGGCGATCGCCGACGGGATGCCGCTCAGCGAGGCCGTCAAGACCGCCGGCCGAAGCGAACGGGGCAATTGGCATCTGTTCGACGAGTACAACGAGCGCAATGCAACGGCCGCTTTTGCCGAACTCGAATGGGAATAG
- a CDS encoding ATP-binding cassette domain-containing protein, translating into MQPVGAAVPLRVDIAEKIFRSAQGVSVTALQDLSFEVRQGEFACLLGPSGCGKTTTLRILLGLDKDFSGSFQLPEGGSNRIAAVFQEPTLLPWRTVEQNVRLALPKGLRTKNLDGLFDTLGLAGMRSLYPAELSLGLARRAALARAFATEPAVLFLDEPFASLDERTAERLRHLLLTVWSARPTTALMVTHNLREALMLSDRIIVLAQRPAHVLGMFDVRLPRHYRNPQVMSDLLRSFHQKFPGVA; encoded by the coding sequence ATGCAACCCGTTGGCGCCGCCGTCCCGCTTAGGGTCGACATCGCCGAAAAGATATTCAGGTCCGCGCAAGGCGTCTCGGTCACGGCGCTCCAGGACCTTTCCTTCGAGGTCAGGCAAGGCGAATTCGCCTGCCTGCTCGGGCCGTCGGGCTGCGGCAAGACCACGACGCTGCGCATCCTGCTTGGACTGGACAAGGACTTTTCAGGGTCCTTCCAACTGCCTGAAGGCGGCTCTAACCGGATCGCCGCCGTATTCCAGGAACCAACCTTGCTGCCGTGGCGGACGGTGGAGCAGAATGTCAGGCTGGCGCTGCCGAAAGGCCTGAGAACGAAGAACCTCGACGGGCTGTTCGACACGCTCGGCCTCGCCGGCATGCGCTCGCTCTATCCGGCCGAGCTTTCGCTCGGCCTTGCGCGCAGGGCAGCGCTTGCCAGGGCCTTCGCCACCGAACCGGCGGTGCTTTTCCTGGACGAGCCCTTTGCCTCGCTCGACGAACGGACCGCCGAGCGGCTTCGGCACCTGCTTTTGACCGTGTGGTCGGCGCGGCCTACGACCGCCTTGATGGTAACGCACAATCTGCGCGAGGCACTGATGCTGTCGGATCGCATCATCGTGCTGGCGCAGCGGCCAGCCCACGTGCTCGGCATGTTCGACGTAAGGCTGCCGCGGCACTATCGCAATCCACAGGTGATGAGCGACCTTTTGCGGTCGTTCCACCAGAAATTTCCGGGCGTGGCCTGA
- a CDS encoding ABC transporter permease — protein MTAPDTGDRAPSAAADSSSQSGLATAVAPVLTIAVSLLGLCLLWGFAANAWPSRAFPGPGQVWQVLLAEAANGDLFYHLGATLGRVAAAYIIAMVVGSVIGVFLGSYRAADRFFSPWVILFLNIPALVVIVLAYIWFGLNEAAAIGAVAVNKIPNVVVTMREGARALDPGYAEMAAVYRFGPLDRIRHVLLPQLQPYLAAASRSGIALIWKIVLVVELLGRSNGVGFQIYLYFQLFDVAAILAYTLAFVAVMLVIELLLVQPVERHATRWRRRPA, from the coding sequence ATGACCGCGCCTGACACCGGCGATCGCGCGCCTAGCGCCGCGGCCGACAGTTCCAGCCAATCCGGCCTTGCGACGGCGGTGGCACCCGTGCTGACGATCGCGGTCTCCCTGCTCGGGCTTTGCCTGCTGTGGGGCTTTGCGGCAAATGCCTGGCCGAGCCGTGCCTTTCCAGGGCCGGGACAGGTCTGGCAGGTGCTGCTCGCGGAGGCGGCGAACGGCGACCTCTTCTACCATCTCGGCGCGACGCTCGGCCGGGTTGCCGCGGCATATATCATCGCGATGGTCGTCGGCTCGGTCATTGGCGTTTTCCTCGGCAGCTACCGCGCCGCGGACCGATTTTTCAGTCCCTGGGTGATCCTGTTTCTCAACATTCCCGCGCTGGTGGTCATCGTGCTCGCCTACATCTGGTTCGGCCTCAACGAGGCGGCGGCGATCGGCGCGGTTGCCGTGAACAAGATCCCGAATGTCGTGGTGACCATGCGCGAGGGCGCCAGGGCGCTTGACCCAGGTTACGCCGAAATGGCCGCCGTCTACCGCTTCGGTCCCCTCGACCGCATCCGCCACGTCCTGCTGCCGCAACTGCAGCCCTATCTTGCCGCCGCCTCGCGATCCGGCATCGCCCTCATCTGGAAGATCGTCCTGGTGGTCGAACTGCTCGGCCGCTCCAATGGTGTCGGCTTCCAGATCTATCTCTATTTCCAGCTCTTCGACGTCGCCGCCATTCTTGCCTACACGCTGGCTTTCGTGGCGGTGATGCTTGTCATCGAACTCCTTCTGGTGCAGCCCGTTGAACGACATGCAACCCGTTGGCGCCGCCGTCCCGCTTAG